Below is a genomic region from Virgibacillus dokdonensis.
GTCACTGGTATTGTGCTAGTTATCTTTGCTGGTATGGTTATTTTAGGTGGTATTAAATGGATTGGACGAGTAACTGCATTTTTTGTGCCTATTATGGCATTGTTTTATATTCTTGCTGGAATTATAGTTATGATAATGAATATTAATCTTGTACCAGAAGCACTTGGAACGATTTTTACATTTGCGTTTACAGGCGAGGCTGCAACGGGGGGAGCTATTGGTGCAGCGATACGATTTGGAATTGCCCGCGGTTTGTTTTCCAATGAAGCAGGTTTAGGGTCTGCTCCTATAGCTGCTGCAGCAGCTAAAACGGACTTACCTGGCAGACAAGCGCTCGTTTCGATGACGCAAGTTCTTATTGATACATTTATCGTTTGTTCAATTACTGGAATTACTATTGTTATGTCTGGTAATTGGCGAGATGGTTCCATCGAAGCAGGTGTGTTGACGTCTACAGCTTTTGAGACTTTACTTGGTGGAGCAGGTCCATATATTATTACAATTGGGTTACTGTTTTTTGCCACTTCGACAATTTTGGGATGGGGATATTATGGAGAAAAATGCTTCCAATACTTATTCAAAAATCCTATGGCAGTAAGAGCTTATCGTACGGTTTTCGTTCTTTTCATTTTTGTTGGCGCCACCGCTACCCTTGATGTAGTATGGATGCTCGCCGATGTACTGAATGGCTTAATGGCTGCGCCCAACTTAATTGGTTTACTCGGATTATCAGGGGTAATTATTTATGAAACCAAACGTTTCCAGAAAAAAGCCAAAGAGGAAAAGCAGAAAGTAGCTTCGTAGGGGCTTATCTACCAAAAAGTTATTGCATACAAGTTACATTGCACTTTGTTGTTAGATAGAGGTCTAACAACAAAGTGCAATTTTTTTACACTATAGGAAAGTATAAAAGTTTTAAGGGTTATAGTATAAGAAAAACTATGCCATTCGCCATAAGACTTGGCGACAAGCCAAGTTTTTCTAATGTGCTTAATCCATTTTTTGGAGTTTAAAGCAAAAGGGAGAAAATTACCTTCTAAGCGGAATGAATTCATGCTCGTCAGAAAATTGCTTGTCCTAGTGCGGAACTCGCTCCAGTTCGTCAAAAACTCGCTCGCCCTCGCGCGAAATTCGCTCATGTTCGTCAATAAATCGCTCGCCGTCGCGCAAACTCGCTCATGCTCGTCAGTAATACGCTCGCCGTCGCGCAAAACTCGCTCATGCTCGTCAGTAATACGCTCGCCGTCGCGCAAAACTCGCTCATGCTCGTCAGTAAATCGCTCGCCCTCGCGCAAACTCGCTCATGCTCGTCAGTAATACGCTCGCCGTCGCGCAAAACTCGCTCATGCTTGTCAGTAAATCGCTCGCCGTCGCGCAAAACTCGCTCATGCTCATCAGCAACTCGCTCGCCCCCACTCCGACCACTATTATTCCACTATAGGAATGTATAATTTTGTAAAATCGCTGAAGTTCAGCATAGTTTCTCTTGAGTTTTATGGGAATTCGCTGAAGTTCACAAGATAGTTATTCGAGGTTCACCATGAAGTCGCTGAAGTTCACAATTATCCACGAGTGGCTACACCTTAAATCAATAAAAAAGCAGTAGCGCGTATTATAATTCTACTATTTATTGGTTTGGCTTGAAGTTTATGGCTAGGAATGGAGAGCTTAAAAGTATTCGCTTTGATTAAAGTAGCTAAAAAGGCAGCTCTCCTAAATAGAAGGCAAAGAAAGGATCGCGAAGTATAGAACGATGCAGGTAAGAAAAACTAATGTATAGTGCATGCATGATTTTCGTTAGGAGGTCTTAGCTTATGAAAAAAGTAACGATTGTCTTTTGGGTTACATTAGCCATTACTGCTGCGTTGTCTGTATTGGGAGCAGTCCTGCCAGATAAGTTTGAAAAAATTTCAAGCTTGGTTATGCGCTTTATATCGAATCATTTTGGCTGGTATTATTTATTAATTGTAACACTGTTTGTGGTGTTTTGCGTTTACCTTGTATTTAGCAAGTATGGAAAAATAACGCTTGGTAAAGTTGGTGAAAAACCGGAATTCGGTTATCTATCTTGGTTCGCCATGCTTTTTAGTGCGGGAATGGGGATTGGGCTTGTGTTTTATGGTGTTGCCTCACCTGTTTCTCATTATATGAAAACTCCTCCGATGGCAGAGCCTGGTACTAGAGAGGCTTTTGAAGATGCGCTACGTGTGACTTTTTTTCACTATGGTATTCATGCATGGGCGATTTATGCATTAATTGGATTAGTGCTCGCTTACTTTATGTTTCGTCATGAAAAGCCAGGTTTAGTAAGTTCGTCACTGGAATCGTTGTTTGGTGATAAAATGACAGGGCCTTTAGGGAAAGCGGTTGACGTAATTGCTGTTTTTGCGACTGTTGTGGGAGTAGCAACGACACTTGGGTTTGGTGCTACGCAAATTAACGGTGGTATTGCTTATTTGTTTGATATACCGATTGTGTTTTCGGTACAATTTATTATTATTTTGATTGTGACTGTTTTATTTATGATATCTACATATACAGGCTTAAGTAAAGGGATTCGTTACTTAAGTAATGCGAATATGGGATTGGGAGCAGCGTTGTTTTTGGCAACTTTAATTCTTGGACCGACTTTATATATCTTTAATTCTTTTACAGACACGATAGGCTTATATATGCAGCAATTGCCTTCTGAAAGCTTTCGTCTATCTCCGCATAATGAAGAAGAGCGAGCATG
It encodes:
- a CDS encoding glycine betaine uptake BCCT transporter, translating into MKKVTIVFWVTLAITAALSVLGAVLPDKFEKISSLVMRFISNHFGWYYLLIVTLFVVFCVYLVFSKYGKITLGKVGEKPEFGYLSWFAMLFSAGMGIGLVFYGVASPVSHYMKTPPMAEPGTREAFEDALRVTFFHYGIHAWAIYALIGLVLAYFMFRHEKPGLVSSSLESLFGDKMTGPLGKAVDVIAVFATVVGVATTLGFGATQINGGIAYLFDIPIVFSVQFIIILIVTVLFMISTYTGLSKGIRYLSNANMGLGAALFLATLILGPTLYIFNSFTDTIGLYMQQLPSESFRLSPHNEEERAWVMNWTVFFWAWWIAWAPFVGIFIARVSRGRTIREFVSGVLIVPSVVGFLWFSAFGVSGMDAQNKGANIAALPDEQALFGLFDQMPLSIILSLLGILLISTFFITSADSATFVLAMQTTNGSMTPPTAVKFAWGIAQSSIAAVLLYTGGLQALQNALISAALPFSFIMLLMIVSFYKALKKDKGRNQ
- a CDS encoding alanine/glycine:cation symporter family protein, whose protein sequence is MVQIEEFLSQMSSIVWGIPLLVLLVGTGIYLTIRLGALQVRSLPYALKLAFSRNQDKDSEGDISHFQALMTASAATVGTGNIVGVATAVVMGGPGAIFWMWLAGFFGMATKYGEAILAVKYRVKDANGNMAGGPMYYLEHGLKQKWLGVLFAVFGSLAAFGIGNGTQSKAIADLMHDTFSVPFWVTGIVLVIFAGMVILGGIKWIGRVTAFFVPIMALFYILAGIIVMIMNINLVPEALGTIFTFAFTGEAATGGAIGAAIRFGIARGLFSNEAGLGSAPIAAAAAKTDLPGRQALVSMTQVLIDTFIVCSITGITIVMSGNWRDGSIEAGVLTSTAFETLLGGAGPYIITIGLLFFATSTILGWGYYGEKCFQYLFKNPMAVRAYRTVFVLFIFVGATATLDVVWMLADVLNGLMAAPNLIGLLGLSGVIIYETKRFQKKAKEEKQKVAS